In one Plasmodium reichenowi strain SY57 chromosome 7, whole genome shotgun sequence genomic region, the following are encoded:
- a CDS encoding RNA helicase, putative — protein MRNRLFYVTSFLKGEGENMFNLFRCTYHSIHKMSKDKNKNFVIGRKHYVKRNLKKKERDNEKFIKSELYKNSFLEYNLKTDIYLKLNELGIMNPSRIQMNVIPLLLSEKKKNYPSNNNNNNNNINNIYSSSNNNNNSSSSSHTFHRDGIISISRNNIYNEILKNRIEINNYLKKKNILIPGKNNMYNVEKYKNENNIEYNYNNNHNTHTAPNLMYPLNDDREKIISMNKNNEKCFNDVYLIVSPNNSGKTLSYFLPILDNFYKSNERIMKYLLNFYHFLNKYNYKKCKNKLYRKKERLRYAHRRKDENLFFNISYEKYKVNKRIIHMRTYKNYSINNSYIKNKRNNQLNSLRHKKNVFFPYAIILTNTREAACELFCLLKKFDINIELLSGGYLNKKKSIKKYHVEYFSDINRNYNDKQENIWIDTSYRGRYEYVRNIKEKTNDKIKPSGGNERINYNIDLLIGTPDKIFEKMENIKNKHLYNFKFLKYFIIEESESLCNVFNERKLQLLFNHIKKYTNMYYFRGLQKCNEEDMEYHNNRENSKYSNKLLDKSIEQSDEEGRKKIRKRVSGNRFTIKEIGVNDDMYEHEVNDHKMTDYKSKDNMYEHEMNDHKMTDDKSNDNMYEHEVNDHKMTDDKSKDNMYEHEMKDHKMTDDKSKDNMYEHEVNDHKMTDDKSKDNMYDVVNKDDTYSINSKDRLEGDFNKIYGFHNTNNNYINTRQVVDDEIEKTQGELRPILEKGNNKENKINNEKKKDIYIDNINIKNIKNTLYSNIPISIFVSSTKTCAISEFLNNNIRSKYIQQIINISSHHIDKDMKHIFINSKNKEKVSLLLEILNSKEINKGKISNNYRNNLLYGNIYSGRNYAFVCRYVIFCNTRKSVMNIREILEELEYKVSYIHNEMNYKDRSRNYRDFKKGKTNILICTNILSRGVKFDNCEIINYDLSNNINDYIYKTKNICGFSNFDKNNNSLTSFFNKKTTNIVNDIIERTVDKKQIIFQNLNKKVSKMLKLQSKYYDIVKKKKKYQKRGGRKALHIAPKRNCLSKRNKILSKKLYFYHKMEIERKRLIKKGILKGHEKIPRYPNRQAQEYDSNEYNSMNKLNDGSLQILAKKRKTKRNINKNKEIQYDQDTIVLDNMPTYEEEASIKEKKYQKKTYF, from the coding sequence AAAATGAGCAAAGATAAAAACAAGAATTTTGTTATTGGAAGAAAACATTATGTAAAGAggaatttaaaaaagaaagaaagagACAATGagaaatttataaaaagtgaattatataaaaatagttttttagaatataatttaaaaactgatatatatttaaaattaaatgaattaGGTATTATGAATCCTTCACGTATACAAATGAATGTGATACCTTTATTACTaagtgaaaaaaaaaaaaattatccaagtaataataataataataataataatattaataatatttatagtagtagtaataataataataatagtagtagtagCAGTCATACGTTTCATCGAGATGGTATTATATCCATAAGTAGAAATAACATTTAcaatgaaatattaaagaatagaatagaaataaataactacctaaaaaaaaaaaatatacttatacccggaaaaaataatatgtataatgttgagaaatataaaaatgaaaataatatagaatataattataataataaccaTAATACACACACAGCACCTAATCTGATGTATCCTTTGAATGATGATagagaaaaaattatatctatgaataagaataatgaaaaatgcTTTAATGATGTATACTTAATCGTTAGCCCCAATAATAGTGGGAAAACATTAAGTTATTTTCTTCCTATATTagataatttttataaatcGAACGAACgtataatgaaatatttattaaatttttatcattttttaaataaatataattataagaaatgtaaaaataaattatatagaaaaaaagaaaggTTAAGATATGCTCATCGTAGGAAGGATGaaaatcttttttttaatatatcatatgaGAAATATAAAGTGAATAAGAGAATTATACATATGcgtacatataaaaattatagtataaataatagttatataaaaaataagagGAATAATCAATTGAATAGTTTAAGACATAAGAAAAATGTCTTTTTCCCATATGCTATCATTTTAACAAATACAAGAGAAGCAGCTTGTGAacttttttgtttattaaaaaaattcgatataaatattgaaTTATTGAGTGGAGGATATTTAAATAAGAAGAAATCTATAAAGAAATACCACGTAGAATATTTTTCTGATATAAATCgaaattataatgataaacaagaaaatatatggaTAGATACTTCTTATAGAGGTAGGTATGAATATGTcagaaatataaaagaaaaaacaaatgaCAAAATAAAACCCTCTGGAGGGAATGAGCGAATAAATTACAATATAGACCTTTTGATAGGGACTCCagataaaatatttgaaaagATGGAAAATATCAAGaataaacatttatataatttcaaatttttaaaatattttattattgaAGAGTCAGAATCTTTATGTAACGTTTTTAATGAGAGAAAGTTACAGTTATTATTTAAccatattaaaaaatatacaaatatgtattattttagGGGTTTACAAAAATGCAATGAAGAGGATATGGAATATCATAATAACAGGGAAAACAGTAAATATTCGAATAAATTGTTGGATAAGAGCATTGAACAGAGTGATGAAGAGGGGCGGAAAAAAATACGAAAGAGAGTGTCTGGGAATAGGTTTACAATTAAAGAAATTGGAGTTAATGATGATATGTATGAACATGAAGTGAACGACCATAAAATGACGGATTATAAAAGTAAGGATAATATGTATGAACATGAAATGAACGACCATAAAATGACGGATGATAAAagtaatgataatatgtATGAACATGAAGTGAACGACCATAAAATGACGGATGATAAAAGTAAGGATAATATGTATGAACATGAGATGAAGGACCATAAAATGACGGATGATAAAAGTAAGGATAATATGTATGAACATGAAGTGAACGACCATAAAATGACGGATGATAAAAGTAAGGATAATATGTATGATGTTGTTAATAAGGATGATACATATAGTATTAATAGTAAAGATAGGTTGGAGGGGGATttcaataaaatatatggttttcataatacaaataataattatataaatacacGACAAGTGGTTGATGATGAAATAGAAAAAACACAAGGTGAATTACGTCCCATTTtagaaaaaggaaataataaggaaaacaaaataaataatgaaaaaaaaaaagatatatatattgataatataaatattaagaatataaaaaatacttTATATTCAAATATCCCTATTAGCATTTTTGTATCATCTACTAAAACCTGTGCTATTTCagaatttttaaataacaatataaggagtaaatatattcaacaaataataaatataagtaGTCACCACATTGATAAGGATATGAagcatatatttattaatagtAAAAATAAGGAGAAAgtatctttattattagaaaTACTTAATAGTAAAGAGATAAATAAGGGTAAAATATCAAATAATTACAggaataatttattatatggaaatatatatagtgGGAGAAATTATGCTTTTGTTTGCCgatatgtaatattttgtaatacTAGAAAGAGTGTAATGAATATTCGAGAAATATTAGAAGAATTAGAATATAAAGTAAgttatatacataatgaAATGAACTATAAAGATAGGAGTAGAAATTATCGAGATTTTAAAAAAGGGAAAACGAATATACTAATATGTACTAATATATTAAGTAGAGGTGTTAAATTTGATAATTgtgaaataataaattatgatttaagtaataatataaatgattatatatataaaacaaaaaatatttgtgGATTTTCTAATTTcgataaaaataataattccttaacatccttttttaataaaaaaactACGAATATTGTTAATGATATAATTGAACGAACTGTTGATAAGaaacaaattatttttcaaaatctaaataaaaaagtaagcaaaatgttaaaattacaaagtaaatattatgatatagtcaaaaaaaagaaaaaatatcaaaaaCGAGGTGGAAGAAAAGCATTGCATATTGCTCCTAAAAGAAATTGTTTAagtaaaagaaataaaattttatctaagaaattatatttttatcataagATGGAAATCGAAAGGAAAagattaataaaaaaaggtaTACTTAAGGGTCATGAAAAAATACCAAGATATCCTAATAGACAAGCACAAGAATATGATAgtaatgaatataattcCATGAATAAATTAAACGACGGATCATTACAAATACTAGCCAAAAAGAGAAAAACAAagagaaatataaataaaaataaggaaaTACAATATGATCAAGATACTATTGTATTGGATAATATGCCTACATATGAAGAAGAAGCAAGTattaaggaaaaaaaatatcagAAGAAAACTTActtttaa